A single genomic interval of Camelina sativa cultivar DH55 chromosome 11, Cs, whole genome shotgun sequence harbors:
- the LOC104725744 gene encoding alkane hydroxylase MAH1-like, whose protein sequence is MPSISVIGVSIAIIYFLILHRFLFKKPLYRFIIISWPVLGMIPGLLFVLHRVFDFAVEVLENSGLTFPFKGPWFAGMDMLVTVDPANIHYLLNSSFSNFARGSDFREVFDAFEDSLLTKDSDAWKNLRKASQVMINHQGYQRLSISTTRSKLKDGLVPFFNHIAEEGTTVDLQDVFWRFAYDTTIVTVTGCDDPRSLSIEMPEIESATALNNIGEGVIYRHAKPRFLWKLQNWIGVGIEKKMTEAGVVFDRVCAEYISTNREEIKRSQGINHDHLDGESEDLLTSHMKLDPTKYQLMNPINDKFLRDTIVGFLLAGRDTIASALTWFFWILSENPRVVTKIRQEIDDTILPRGSSGQERPSYDPIEYLDKLVYLHAALCETMRLNPPVPIERMSPVKSDVLPSGHKVEANSKILIFIYALGKMRAIWGEDALEFKPERWISKTGALRHIPSFKFLAFNGGPRSCLGKHIAMIQMKIVVVEILQNYDINVANGQKIQPENHMILRMKQGLKVTINKRC, encoded by the coding sequence ATGCCTTCAATTAGCGTGATTGGAGTGTCCATAGCCATCATTTACTTTCTCATCCTCCATCGCTTCCTCTTCAAGAAACCTCTTTACAGGTTCATCATAATTAGCTGGCCAGTGTTGGGGATGATACCAGGTCTTTTGTTTGTGCTCCACCGTGTCTTTGACTTCGCCGTGGAGGTTCTTGAAAACAGTGGGTTAACTTTTCCATTCAAGGGACCGTGGTTCGCTGGAATGGATATGCTGGTCACAGTTGATCCGGCTAACATTCACTACCTATTAAATTCAAGCTTCTCAAATTTCGCTAGAGGTTCCGACTTTAGAGAAGTCTTTGACGCCTTTGAAGATTCGTTACTCACAAAGGACTCGGACGCATGGAAGAATCTGAGGAAAGCTTCTCAGGTCATGATCAACCATCAAGGATATCAAAGATTGTCAATAAGTACCACGAGAAGTAAACTCAAGGACGGCCTTGTTCCATTTTTTAACCATATCGCAGAGGAAGGCACGACTGTGGACTTGCAAGATGTGTTCTGGAGGTTTGCGTACGATACAACTATCGTTACGGTAACTGGGTGTGATGATCCTAGATCTCTCTCCATTGAAATGCCAGAGATTGAGTCTGCTACAGCTCTCAACAATATAGGAGAAGGAGTTATATATAGGCATGCTAAACCTAGATTCTTGTGGAAGCTACAAAACTGGATCGGAGTTGggatagagaagaagatgacagaAGCTGGTGTCGTTTTCGATCGAGTGTGTGCGGAATACATATCAACCAATAGAGAAGAGATAAAAAGATCACAAGGGATTAATCATGACCATCTTGATGGAGAGAGTGAAGATCTTTTGACATCGCACATGAAGCTTGATCCAACCAAGTACCAACTCATGAATCCTATCAATGATAAATTCCTTAGAGACACTATCGTAGGTTTTTTACTTGCTGGGAGAGATACCATTGCCTCTGCTCTCACTTGGTTCTTCTGGATTTTGTCCGAAAACCCTAGAGTGGTGACTAAGATTCGCCAAGAGATTGATGACACAATTCTACCAAGAGGTAGTAGTGGCCAAGAAAGGCCGTCTTATGATCCAATCGAGTACTTGGACAAGTTAGTGTATTTACATGCTGCATTGTGTGAGACTATGAGGCTTAACCCACCAGTTCCGATCGAGCGTATGTCTCCCGTTAAATCAGATGTGCTTCCAAGTGGCCATAAAGTCGAAGCAAACTCGAAGATTTTGATCTTCATTTATGCGTTGGGTAAGATGAGAGCCATATGGGGTGAGGATGCATTAGAATTCAAGCCAGAGAGATGGATTTCAAAGACCGGAGCGTTGAGACATATACCTTCCTTCAAGTTCTTAGCATTCAATGGCGGCCCGAGAAGTTGTCTAGGTAAACATATAGCTATGATTCAAATGAAGATTGTGGTGGTGGAGATATTACAAAACTATGACATTAATGTTGCTAATGGGCAGAAGATTCAACCAGAGAATCATATGATTCTTAGAATGAAGCAGGGACTTAAGGTTACAATTAACAAGAGATGTTAA